The following are encoded in a window of Amycolatopsis lexingtonensis genomic DNA:
- a CDS encoding NlpC/P60 family protein gives MRKAVRIGVLAAVIGVSGAAAVYVATQDRPDITAISASAAPSGAAVTGGYTYDRLDHPARTIVRDAAGAQLASFTDGSRTVMLTGRSRTFTEPKFTKVGITTTAWIRLAPQAWRAGAEKEKWFADWLPKAVGDTDPDVLAIALQYTDGAADQVVKKLRVAGDANFGPDSAEGRLEKSDFYDYLGIGWDFPGGVHEAAEPARARSLDCSGFVRMVYGYRSGYPLLGTNTKGPGLPRRAWALSELGPGTEVIHDEKKQATDFSTLQPGDVLFFNLEPQLGSQVSHTGIYLGIDSDGHHRVLSSRKVANGPTFGDAGGVSLIDGSGTYAKAFRAAKRL, from the coding sequence ATGCGCAAAGCGGTCCGGATCGGCGTCCTCGCCGCGGTCATCGGCGTCTCCGGCGCGGCGGCGGTCTACGTCGCCACGCAGGACCGGCCTGACATCACGGCCATCTCGGCGTCGGCCGCGCCCTCGGGCGCCGCCGTCACCGGCGGCTACACCTACGACCGGCTGGACCACCCGGCCCGGACGATCGTGCGCGACGCGGCCGGCGCCCAGCTCGCGTCCTTCACCGACGGCTCCCGCACGGTCATGCTGACCGGCCGGTCGCGGACCTTCACCGAGCCGAAGTTCACCAAGGTGGGCATCACGACGACGGCGTGGATCCGGCTCGCGCCGCAGGCCTGGCGGGCGGGCGCGGAGAAGGAGAAGTGGTTCGCCGACTGGCTGCCGAAGGCCGTGGGCGACACGGACCCGGACGTCCTGGCCATCGCCCTGCAGTACACCGACGGCGCGGCCGACCAGGTCGTGAAGAAGCTGCGCGTGGCGGGGGACGCCAACTTCGGCCCGGACAGCGCCGAGGGGCGGCTGGAGAAGTCGGACTTCTACGACTACCTCGGCATCGGCTGGGACTTCCCGGGCGGCGTCCACGAGGCGGCGGAGCCGGCGCGGGCGAGGTCGCTGGACTGCTCCGGGTTCGTGCGGATGGTGTACGGCTACCGGTCGGGCTACCCGCTGCTCGGGACGAACACGAAGGGCCCGGGCCTGCCGCGGCGGGCGTGGGCGCTGTCCGAGCTGGGCCCGGGCACCGAAGTGATCCACGACGAGAAGAAGCAGGCGACGGACTTCAGCACCCTCCAGCCGGGCGACGTGCTGTTCTTCAACCTCGAGCCGCAGCTCGGGTCGCAGGTGTCGCACACGGGCATCTACCTGGGCATCGACAGCGACGGGCACCACCGCGTGCTCTCCAGCCGGAAGGTCGCCAACGGGCCGACGTTCGGGGACGCCGGCGGCGTCTCGCTGATCGACGGGTCCGGGACCTACGCCAAGGCCTTCCGGGCGGCCAAGCGGCTCTGA
- a CDS encoding poly-gamma-glutamate biosynthesis protein PgsC/CapC, with protein MLTTSLAPEVATVGLAIGLLLSLVCYLTTNLSPGGMITPGWIALTMVEDYRRAAIIVLMTALTFGGTKALQRMVILYGKRLFAAVVLLGVVLQTTLLIFLQADFPLLFVHQTLGFVVPGLVAYQLVRQKPVATMLATGGVSLASYAILISGVLVGLVPTV; from the coding sequence ATGCTCACCACGTCCCTCGCCCCCGAGGTCGCCACCGTCGGGCTCGCCATCGGCCTGCTGCTGTCGCTGGTCTGCTACCTGACGACGAACCTCTCCCCCGGCGGGATGATCACGCCCGGCTGGATCGCGCTGACGATGGTCGAGGACTACCGGCGCGCGGCGATCATCGTCCTGATGACGGCGCTGACCTTCGGCGGCACGAAGGCGTTGCAGCGCATGGTCATCCTCTACGGCAAGCGGCTGTTCGCCGCGGTCGTGCTGCTCGGCGTCGTGCTCCAGACGACGTTGCTCATCTTCCTCCAGGCCGACTTCCCGCTGCTGTTCGTGCACCAGACGCTGGGGTTCGTGGTGCCCGGCCTGGTCGCCTACCAGCTGGTCCGGCAGAAGCCGGTGGCGACGATGCTCGCCACCGGCGGCGTCAGCCTGGCCAGCTACGCGATCCTGATCAGCGGCGTGCTGGTCGGCCTGGTCCCGACGGTGTGA
- the pgsB gene encoding poly-gamma-glutamate synthase PgsB, whose protein sequence is MTFLYVVLVLASAAMLTAGIAEQRQHYRHLHSIPTRVLVNGIRGKSSITRLCAGALRGGGLVTTAKTTGTAARFIHPDGSEEPVYRKFGIANVVEQIGIVRRAAAYRPDALVIECMAVMPDLQEINQSKLIRSTIGVLCNVREDHLAEMGPTLDDVARSLSRSMPVGGICLTAEKDRLHILQEEAAKRDCELIAVDPETVSDEEMRGFGWITFKENVAIALAVADLLGVNRQLALEGMWAAPPDPGVLQVHRYRAGRRQLRFANVFAANDPESTLMNIDQLRAQGAISDPLHVIINCRPDRVERNGQMGALIPRIAPERVVLIGEPTRSARVAIPSEWQDRVVDLGGSRSPRELLRGIVGGVERQASLIAIGNIHGQGELLIEELAKLEPVA, encoded by the coding sequence GTGACGTTCCTCTACGTCGTGCTGGTCCTGGCGTCGGCGGCGATGCTGACCGCCGGGATCGCCGAACAGCGCCAGCACTACCGGCACCTGCACAGCATCCCGACGCGCGTGCTCGTCAACGGCATCCGCGGCAAGTCGTCCATCACCCGGCTGTGCGCGGGCGCCCTGCGGGGCGGCGGGCTGGTGACGACGGCGAAGACCACCGGCACCGCGGCCCGGTTCATCCACCCCGACGGCAGCGAGGAGCCGGTCTACCGCAAGTTCGGCATCGCCAACGTCGTCGAGCAGATCGGCATCGTCCGCCGTGCCGCCGCGTACCGGCCGGACGCGCTGGTCATCGAGTGCATGGCCGTGATGCCGGACCTGCAGGAGATCAACCAGAGCAAGCTGATCCGCTCGACCATCGGCGTGCTGTGCAACGTCCGCGAGGACCACCTCGCCGAGATGGGACCGACCCTGGACGACGTCGCGCGGTCGCTGTCGCGGTCGATGCCGGTCGGCGGGATCTGCCTGACCGCGGAAAAGGACCGGCTGCACATCCTCCAGGAGGAGGCCGCCAAGCGGGACTGCGAGCTCATCGCGGTCGACCCCGAAACCGTGTCCGACGAGGAGATGCGCGGCTTCGGCTGGATCACCTTCAAGGAGAACGTCGCGATCGCGCTGGCCGTCGCGGACCTGCTCGGCGTCAACCGGCAGCTGGCGCTGGAGGGCATGTGGGCCGCGCCGCCGGACCCGGGCGTACTGCAGGTCCACCGGTACCGCGCCGGGCGCCGCCAACTCCGCTTCGCCAACGTCTTCGCGGCGAACGACCCCGAATCGACGTTGATGAACATCGACCAGCTCCGCGCGCAAGGTGCGATCTCCGACCCGCTGCACGTGATCATCAACTGCCGCCCGGACCGCGTCGAGCGCAACGGCCAGATGGGCGCGCTGATCCCCCGCATCGCGCCGGAACGGGTGGTGCTGATCGGCGAGCCGACGCGCAGCGCCCGCGTCGCGATCCCCAGCGAGTGGCAGGACCGCGTCGTCGACCTCGGTGGCTCGCGCTCGCCGCGGGAACTGCTGCGCGGGATCGTCGGCGGCGTCGAGCGGCAGGCGTCGCTGATCGCCATCGGCAACATCCACGGCCAGGGAGAACTGCTCATCGAGGAACTCGCGAAACTGGAACCGGTCGCCTGA